One Mercurialis annua linkage group LG3, ddMerAnnu1.2, whole genome shotgun sequence DNA window includes the following coding sequences:
- the LOC126673235 gene encoding tubulin beta chain, whose translation MREILHIQGGQCGNQIGAKFWEVICDEHGIDNTGRYNGDADLQLERINVYYNEASGGRYVPRAVLMDLEPGTMDSVRSGPFGQIFRPDNFVFGQSGAGNNWAKGHYTEGAELIDSVLDVVRKEAENCDCLQGFQVCHSLGGGTGSGMGTLLISKIREEYPDRMMLTFSVFPSPKVSDTVVEPYNATLSVHQLVENADECMVLDNEALYDICFRTLKLATPTFGDLNHLISATMSGVTCCLRFPGQLNSDLRKLAVNLIPFPRLHFFMVGFAPLTSRGSQQYRALTVPELTQQMWDAKNMMCAADPRHGRYLTASAMFRGKMSTKEVDEQMINVQNKNSSYFVEWIPNNVKSSVCDIPPKGLKLASTFIGNSTSIQEMFRRVSEQFTAMFRRKAFLHWYTGEGMDEMEFTEAESNMNDLVAEYQQYQDATADEVEYEDDEEEEA comes from the exons ATGAGAGAAATTCTCCACATCCAAGGCGGGCAATGCGGGAACCAAATCGGAGCTAAATTCTGGGAAGTGATCTGCGACGAGCATGGAATAGACAACACAGGAAGATACAATGGAGACGCAGATCTTCAACTCGAAAGAATCAACGTCTATTACAATGAAGCAAGTGGCGGTAGATACGTGCCACGTGCTGTTCTTATGGATCTGGAACCTGGTACTATGGATTCGGTTAGATCTGGTCCGTTCGGTCAGATATTTAGACCGGATAATTTTGTGTTTGGTCAATCTGGGGCTGGTAATAATTGGGCTAAAGGACATTATACTGAAGGAGCTGAATTGATTGACTCTGTTCTTGATGTTGTTAGGAAAGAAGCTGAGAATTGTGATTGTTTGCAAG GATTTCAAGTATGTCACTCATTGGGTGGAGGCACTGGTTCCGGCATGGGAACTCTTCTTATTTCCAAAATCAGAGAGGAGTATCCAGATCGGATGATGTTGACATTTTCTGTCTTTCCTTCTCCTAAGGTGTCCGATACAGTTGTTGAGCCGTATAATGCCACCCTTTCTGTTCATCAGCTTGTTGAAAATGCTGATGAATGTATGGTTTTGGATAATGAAGCCTTATATGACATCTGTTTCCGAACGCTGAAGCTGGCCACTccaactt TTGGTGATCTTAACCACCTTATATCTGCTACCATGAGCGGTGTTACCTGCTGCCTTCGTTTTCCCGGACAACTGAACTCTGATCTGAGGAAGCTTGCGGTTAACCTTATCCCGTTTCCTCGTCTTCACTTCTTTATGGTTGGATTTGCGCCCCTGACTTCCAGAGGCTCACAGCAATACCGGGCTCTGACTGTGCCTGAGCTGACCCAACAGATGTGGGATGCCAAGAACATGATGTGCGCAGCTGACCCACGTCATGGCCGATATTTAACTGCTTCAGCCATGTTCCGAGGTAAGATGAGCACAAAAGAAGTCGACGAGCAAATGATAAATGTACAGAACAAAAACTCTTCATATTTTGTCGAGTGGATCCCCAACAATGTCAAGTCCAGCGTTTGCGATATCCCACCAAAGGGTCTCAAGTTGGCATCTACTTTTATCGGGAATTCAACTTCCATTCAGGAGATgttcagacgtgtcagcgagcaaTTCACAGCTATGTTTAGGCGCAAGGCTTTCTTGCATTGGTACACCGGTGAAGGTATGGACGAAATGGAATTCACCGAGGCGGAGAGTAACATGAATGATCTGGTAGCCGAGTATCAGCAGTATCAGGATGCAACTGCTGATGAGGTAGAGTACGAGGACGATGAAGAGGAAGAAGCTTGA
- the LOC126673236 gene encoding putative germin-like protein 2-3 produces the protein MSTKSSIVLFAALVFSFSLAAASDISPLQDFCVANSTSQVLVNGLSCKDPKLVEANDFFLGGLHIAGNTSNPVGSRVTPVAATQLPGLNTLGISMARVDYALTGMNPPHTHPRATEILTVLEGTLEVGFVTSNPENRLIMKVINKGDVFVFPVGSIHFQRNVGQCNAVAIVALSSQNPGVITIANAVFGSKPDILSDILGKAFQVDKNIVAQLQAKF, from the exons aTGTCTACCAAAAGTAGCATTGTATTATTTGCAGCACTTGTTTTTAGTTTCTCCCTTGCTGCTGCATCAGACATTAGTCCTCTCCAAGATTTCTGTGTGGCAAACTCCACTAGCCAag TGCTAGTGAATGGACTGTCATGCAAGGATCCAAAGCTAGTGGAAGCAAATGATTTCTTCTTGGGAGGGCTACACATAGCAGGCAACACATCGAACCCAGTAGGTTCAAGAGTGACTCCCGTCGCAGCAACTCAATTACCAGGACTCAACACTCTTGGCATTTCCATGGCTCGTGTAGATTATGCGCTAACCGGTATGAATCCTCCGCACACGCACCCACGAGCTACCGAAATCCTGACCGTTCTAGAGGGTACACTTGAAGTAGGGTTTGTAACATCTAACCCCGAAAATCGGCTTATTATGAAAGTTATTAACAAAGGCGACGTGTTTGTATTTCCGGTTGGTTCGATTCATTTCCAGAGAAATGTCGGACAATGTAACGCGGTTGCTATTGTTGCTCTAAGTAGCCAAAACCCGGGCGTAATCACAATCGCTAACGCAGTTTTCGGCTCGAAGCCTGACATCTTATCGGATATTCTTGGAAAAGCTTTTCAAGTTGACAAGAATATTGTTGCTCAACTTCAAGCGAAGTTTTGA